The Tripterygium wilfordii isolate XIE 37 chromosome 21, ASM1340144v1, whole genome shotgun sequence genome segment CTCACAAATACACTAAAAATCAATACTGCATCCACTTCTATTACACTAAAAATTAAGTCAATAAATTTATACATATCAATACGTATAACATTTTATTATCATTCTCAGTCACCTCAATAAAACACATCtttcaatacattttattgTCCCAATAACATTGCGACATTGTGGTGGTTATTATTATTACCAAACCATCTCAGTCAAGTTTGTGTGCACGTATATATATGTGATAGGCGGCGCGTGGAAGAGTAGAAATATTGACCTGACCACTACCATGGTCGCTCTCTCTTTGATTAAAAAAACGATATTAGGTGGTCGTCACAAACTCATCCAAATCTTTGGATTTTCTACTTGTCTTTTTCTTCAGTTCTAATGTTCCCTTTCATTTCTCAAAATTACCATTTTGACCTTCTCTCATTGCTCATGTCATGCCTTATGACTCCCAACCATACACACCCGAAGTTGTTCAAACTTCTGATTATCTTATCAAACACTAATTACAATTAGAATTCTTGACCAACTACTTCCCTTAATACACTCAGTTGACTAATAAGtttgcaaatatttttttttgttaatttatgaTTAAACCCTAAACTTACATAGATTAATTAACATAATAACACATTATTAACAAGCTGAGTGCATCTATTGCGAGCAAAATTATCATAATAGTTGTGTGATGTCATGCTGAGGTAATATTGAGGTGTGGAAGATGACAGGAAAGAACACTTGGGCACAGAAATAGGATATTCTGGTCCCGATTAAAGTACAAAGGGGTCACGTGGCGGTCAGAATTTCTGACAAAAAGACACGTGCCGATGGagccaacaaataaaaaataccgAAAGAGCTTTATgcattgattctgaatatgtaatttttaaaaaaaatctaacacgtattttgagagttaaaactttttaaaatttcgtttaagagatttGGGCTCCCATAGACTATCACTATATGTGCTACCTAGCactattatttttgtttttgaatgtccattagaaaatcaattgaaaaacaaaccattgatgacaagaaaagaataaaCTATTAGGTTGTGCGGTCACGAGTTGACCATGTGGGTTTCAGTCCATAAATCAAACGTGACTCGCTAATTTGGTCAACCCAAAACTCAGTACACACGCACCCGTAAGACCTAGCCGCCCATTATCATACGTGATCGTCACTTTAGACTATACATattttgtaattatatataaGTTGAGACtatatttattttgtaattATGGTACATTGCAAGTAATGCTTGCTTAGACGTAATCATAATATACTTTATAATTTCATTCAAAACACACACCTAAAACTAGTCCCAcaatgtgtgtgtctgtgtatatatatatatattcattcattGTGATCTTTAAAGctataatttatttaaaaacaattatttaacaaaaagaaTGGTAACTGTAACGTTCGCTATTTTAATGGTAAGGGTTAGTGACAATACTATTTTAATGACGCTATTTAtttgttgatttatttattaacaAAAAGAAGAGACACACATTGTAAATTCTATATATCAATTATGGATCTGGCATGCTTGATGAAACATTAATGATTatagatgaaattatttatcTATCTaaatttgcttttctttttgtttcctgCCATCCTATCGGTGGTTCTATATTTCTATAATCTATTTTAGGAGTAATATTTACTAGTAATCCTCACCTACAGATCTCCTTCTCTCCCTAATCCCTATTATAATCAATTTCTTGAATTAGTTTTATATACATATTCGTTTTATTCCATGGCCATCCTTGTTCTAGATTGTCTTAATTTTTATGGGTTGAAAAATTCTTTTAAATGCaatattttgcaaaaaaaagaaagcaaaactaaATTCCATACAACGACAAATCACTAATCATGGTCTTCGTGGACTCTAAAGTTAGTCCTAGCTCCCTTTGGTGGGCCGGGTTGACATGGATATAGAATTGACCCAAGTTTGATGACCAAACATTCTTTAATTTGCTCATCACATCTTGGTCCCACATTTTTTAATCTTAGACAaacctaaaagaaattaaaagcaGATTGAATTTATCTTTGGACATCGATTGATACATAGGGTCATTTCTTGTCAACTACTTGTGTTCTTCacgcaacatatatataatgctCAATATATCACACTAGTATAAACctcaaatttgaaaattaaaggaATTGTAATATTTATTAGCGGTTAGTAAATCTCCATCATTCTCTAATAAAATGTTTTGATGTTATGCGACATCTGAATGTGTTGAAAATAGTGTCTCTAATCGATCCTAGCTAGCTGGTTTTCGATATGCACTGAGCTAATTAAAGAAGTAGATAAGCTAGGCAGATATCTTCTCAAAGGCTGGCCATGGTAGTTCCTTTAACACCAAGCTACCATGAGACATAGAGAATCATATTGTGAAGGGAGTCAATTTTTTTCTAATTGATCAACAGACTTTGAAAACGCACTGAATAAGGGGAGATATATTAGTTTAGTATATGTGAAATTGTTCTAGGTTAATTTCTTCATGATGGTAAAATGGACTAGTTATTAAGAGGTGTGTTGGGCCTACTCTTGTTGTTTTGCTTTCGATCTTTTTGTTCAGACATTAATATTTATGATGTTCACATTGTCCCATATCTAGGGTCACTTAGTACCACATTGTAATGATCGTTCACATTCACGTGTGTTTAATTTGcatattttatataataatcCATATTCTTTCTCATGTGACATGACTTGAAAGTTGGAACCGGATCTTGCATGGCTTGGCGTGggtgtccatatatatatatatatgaaaatattaATGTCGAAACATTAGTGAAGTTGGGATGGTTAAGTAACCTGCCCTATATGATAATGGAACCAAACACAGGAGAAAGTAGGTAGAGAAGGAGATCCGGGACAACATCTTCGGTTTGTACTATGTGTTTAGGGGACAATTACGTGTGGGAGACATGATTAGATTTATATTTATCACATAAGAATATTATATTATCAGTTTAATTCAAACAGTATATGATGTACGTAACATACCCAATGGTCAACATGGCTTTCGTTCATAAACTTTATAATTATAGTAGCTTGATCAAGATATATACTACGATATTTAAATTTCCGTGCATGATTTATTACGTTTATGACTACATGCACATTAGTTTTCGAATGCATCAATGTATCTCTCACagcaaaaatcaatcataaatTAAGGGATAAACTATGATACGTATACATAACATGTGTCATGTGTATATattagtatatatgtataggtccAAAGGGCAGGTTTTGTTTTGATAGACTTCACCACAAATGCCCAAGGGTGGTTTGTTTTTATTCCTTGTTTCCTGCACATCCTCTAAAATAATCAAATTTTGTTAAACCACACTGATGTTATCTAAGATTTGgtcaaataattataaataaactaatacTTCCTTCTTTACCAAGAATTGTTGGTTTAATCGTTGATGTatgtctcaactctcaacatcTATTCTATTGTTGCAATGACATCACATCATGTGTACTGTACCAAACCTTAGTCAATGTCGATACAGGAAGCTGTAGATATAAAAAGAAAGGgaataaaattagtttaatttattaatttattcatatttttatgttaaagtgttaTGTATAAGggggtaaaatagatttttaatttataaataacttaaatagTCATTCATTCActccaaatgacttcattttggaaggaataattttgacaaaaatttaatgaaatattctttCCAAATCCcttctattaattttttttaaactatccaATTAAGggaattgaaagaaaatcacattttcctcctcttctcttccctcaaaatccctcaatccaaacacattcttaGACATACGATGATGGTGAGTGATGAACAGTATCACAAAAATATCAACATTATATATAATCAACTTAACTGAAACATATATCTGTCAcagtgttatttttttttgaaataccgtagaaaaatatattttttattagaattGAACCTTGAAGACACATATACTCAACTCAACTGATTGTCAACTGAGTCATCTCTAATTGATAAGTGGACTTAATCAAATCTCAATTTCCAATTTAACAATTAATTGTACCAAGCTGATGATGAGTCAGATGGTCATGATCCAATCCGGGCACGTTTCCAGGTCCATTCAGCTGGGCCATTGACCTGGGTTCTATTATTGGACTGGATCCAAAAACAGGTACAAAAGAACATTCATCCTAATGGGCCCAACGGATCTTGAAATAGACCATTGTCTCCTCTTCCGCTCTTCCTTtccctttctctttctcttcccCCAAGACCCTCCATCCAAAGTCCCAAACAGAGTTTGAATTACTATCTGCTCTAGTTCCCCTTGTCCTTTGCTCCTTACGGCCTACACTCTCTCAGGCCATCCAATCCTGCAATGGCTACGTTTACAATCTCTGCCACCAACTCACTtacccctaaaaccctaaccccacCATTCTCCTACCTGAAATCTTCTTCCCTCAACCCCCCACTCTAGACTTCCTGGAATTTTGTGCACCGTGAAAAATGCCGGATTCCGTGCCGGTCGTTGGTTCCGGCTGCGGTGGATGCCGATTACTCGTCTAAGAGAGGCAGCGCTGGGGAGTCCAGAGAGCCCATTCTGCTTCCGGGATGTGACTACAACCATTGGCTTATTGTTATGGAATTCCCGAAGGACTCCCCACCCACCAGGGAGCAGATGATTGAGACTTACCTCAACATTCTGGCCACCGTTTTAGGAAGGTTTGTTAACTGTGTTATCAATTTGTTTATATGTGCGTGTCTGTGCAAGTTTCAAGCTTTGTTCCTCGCACGTTGACATTTTAGATGATATTTGATTGAAGGCCCTCTTAGTTGAGTGATCAAATTTTCGTAGGGATGTGTTTGGGATAGTTTCTACCCAGAAGATTTGGTTGCATTTTAATTTGGAAATTTTCATACATTGTTCGAGATATTATATAGTGTTGTTGCATTGGTTCTGTTTTTGCTTTCATATAAATTCACTTGGATTAACTGCCATTGCCACTTTTAGTGGAAAATGTCCAAGTAGCATCTCTTGATATTGAAGTTTGAGGCGGGCATTCATGAAGAATAGTTGTGAAGAACAAGAATTCCATGATttaatttaatgaattattatattaactctttcatttttatttcttttgctcgTGTTTGCATCAGAATGGAAGAGGCCAAAAGAATATGTATGCATTTTTAGTACCACAAGGTCCACAACATACACTGGTTTTCAGTGCACTGTTGATGAATCTACATCTGAAAAAGTAAAGGGTATGTATTAATCAGTTATTGTAATTACAAATTGTTCATTGTACTACTTTGGTTCTAAATGTGATTTTACATGCATGATTACAGGTTTGCCTGGGGTTATCTGGTTATTGCCTGATTAATATTGATGTGAAAAACAAGGATTATGGAGGTAATCAGGTAAGTTTTGGAACTAGATTTCTTTTGACTTGCTTctcatttaattttattgacGTTTTAATTGATCTATATTTCTATTCCCATCTTAGGAGATAAGTACATCGATGGAGAGATTATTCCTTGCACCAACCCTACTTATCAACCAAAGCAATGGAGTAGTTCAAAATATGAGAGCAGAAGGtttgaaaggaggagaaatGGGCCACCTTCACAATCAAGAAGTTCAAGACAATATGCAATGCCTTCATCAGAGGCAACCTCTGGATAAGCTACTAGAAAGTAACATCCATTTTATGCTTTTACCTTTATGAAGTACTGCTATTCCTTATCCATGGATTTTTCCTTGTTGCAAACTTCATCGTTGTTACTTTGAATCTCTCCTGTCTGTTATTATGACTTGTAATCACTATTCTAGAACTTTGATTGTTGTTTTTCATGTTAATATTCCTTTACATGATTCAATAATGCGAAAAAACTTTcttttgttgcttgtttttgcatactgtctatttttcttttgttgtttggaaAATTACCTTATGATATTGTATTATCTTTGTATTTTTGGTCATGTTTCTGATGCCTTTTATTTGCTGCATTCGGAATGGGATTCCCTTAGAGTTAGGTTGTGGGGAACTACCCGTATTGAAGGCTGAAGCTTTTCATTAAGTCTGAGGTTTGTGTGGCATTTGATTGATTGGTAGAAACAGGAGCTCCGACTTTTATGGTGGTAGGGGTTGTGCTTACTCATGCTGGAGAGCTTACTTTCTGAGGGTTGCCTGATTAGCCAGATCGCCGTTAGAGAAACCATAGGTAACTCTACTAAACATCACTTGCACTGTTTTCACACTTTTTTGTGTTAGGAGCACTGATTCTGACTTGCCAACAAAAGATGAACCCCCCTCCCTTTCAATTGTCTTTATAGAATCTTAGTAAGAGAAATAATTCCTGATTTTTGTCATCCTCATTTCAACCTTTTCAACCCATGTGGGCTTTTAGTGGGCTTGATAAAGTAAACTTCTTGAATCACATGACATTGAAAACCTTGTCCCGCCAAAGAATAAGGGCTTGAGCAAATGATCTATGATCTTGATCTGTAAATTCTTTTACAAGCCGACAATCAGGTGAATTCTTATGTGGGAATTGGGATTACAAAGTACAATGTCTTTCTTGTAAGTAAACAACTTAGCTGGTAACAGATGTCATTCTTTTCTTGTTGCTGGTCAGATAAGGATTGAGTGGTGTGGATTTAAGTTCCCAAGTGAAGATGATGGAACCAAACTGTTCTACACGAAAGTTACGTTCTTCCCCGAGTGATTGACAAAGTTTGATGGATTCATAATGGCTTACTACTACTCCATCTACTATGATGCCAATCCGGGTGAATGCAGACTAATTACTTCAGATACCGATTACGAGTCTGCTTTAATTCAAGCTTCAGTGACTTGTTCCGGCTACGATTATAGCTCATACAAGTTTCATGGGTACGATCCAACTCCCTATTATGATTCTTACACTTCTGATTGAACTGCGTACTACAGAGTTTATGATCATTATCATCCAAGTCAATCAGTGGTTTCATACTCTGCTTACTCCTTCAGCGAGCCCAAGAATATTGAGTACCAGCTCCCTCACTACGATGCCAATTACATTTCTTCAACTCAGTTCGTTGTATCTTACTCTGTCTCAGAGCTCGATCAACCTGATGATGTGTTTGAAGAGTAGGACCCAACGCCTTATGACGGCGGCTATGATCAGGCTTCCACCTATGGAAAATCCCTTCCCCCATCTCATGAATTTTGTTACCCTCCATCATCTATGGCAATCCCTTCACCTTCCActgaagaaaaaattgaagaatttaCGGCAAAGCCTCCCAGTGGAACCAAACCAACCTCAACCTCAGCTCCCGATGTCGAGCAGCAATCCCATGCTGATGACTATGATAGCAGCCATGTCCCATGAGAGTTCTCAAGGGGAGCAATTAGACTCTCACAGAGAAGAAATAGAAGCACAATACAACAATTATGGAAGTGGAAATCATGGTTATGACTATTTTTAAGCCAGTGAATCATGCTCCATTTGGGCATGGTCTGGAGGCCATGGACATTTGTGAAAGTTTATTTTGGGTATTGGCCTTGCTTAGCTCGTGCCAAGAGGAATGGTGAAAGCCCAGAAGTTTGTTATGATGTAAGCAATGTCAATCAGTGGAAAGGAACTGCTGATTATTTGTTTGGAGGTTCATATCCTTACTATGGTTATAGCAGAGACATAGGAACCAGTTCTGAATACCCAGTTATTGGCTATGAAAGGCATCAAGTTATGTATGATGAGGATTCATGGTTGTATAGACAgtaatttcaatttcttttgcattcatTCTTGAAAAGTCAAAACTTAAAAGACAATATTTCAACAAAGCAACTTTTATATCTCCATCAAGATTCCAACTGTAAAGTAAAGAGTGTTGAACAAAATGTGAAAGGTATGATACATAATGAAATTGTTTGTTTCACACTAATAACTGGCCTTCGATTTGAGAAGAAAATGCAGGTACCCCATCcaagaaaaacatgaaatggtGCCCAATCCATAACAGggtagggtttttttttgtcttataaAGAACAGGGTAGGTTAAAACAAAGAACTTAACTTTCCCATCAATACAATACGACACACTAATCATCATCAGACAAAGCTGAGAAAATCATAAAGCAAAGAAAAGTGGGTTGTCTAAATTATGATTATGTTTAAATAAAGGAAAGTGGCTTAAAGCATTTGATTTTGTCTTCTAAGCTTTTTGAATTGCTTGATGTCCGCATTTTAAGGCAGTCTAATTTCAACATGTAGGTCATCAATGGACCCTATCTATGCATTAGAAGTTGAAGCATTCAGAAATCAGAATAATGTTTAAGGCATAAAAAATTGGAACAGAGTCGAGCAGATTTAGAGAACATAGAGCTGTTAATGTTGCAGTCCTAAATAAGAATAAAAGTCGCAGCTGTTGACAgaataaataaagagaaaaagaacaagaagaggtGTCAACCTCGTAGTTTTCACTGTGGACTATTGTAATGTATTGGAGTTGCTGCTGCCGAATGGAAGAACAAACGGTTGTCTTCTGCCATTAGATTCCTTAATTTTACCTCTTCTAATGTTGTGTTGTGACGAACAAAGTATCTGCTTTATTATCAAACGAATTTACCAGATTATCCCTCTATTCTTCTCTTGAAGCAATTGTAATACCATCACAAtctataaactataaagttgGTCCACAATTGATATCTATATACAATACATGAGCACAACCATGTACCTAAGCAACCTAACACAGGCTGTATATAATTTGAAATGGGTAAAGAtaaaattagtattttgtcTGATATACCCTTTTGAGGATCTAATACACACCGTTATACCAAGTAAGGGCAGATTAGTCAATTGACATGCCAACCACAATTGGGAAAATCCTTCCTGCCCCCCACCCTCTACCATAATTATGGTGGAAGAgtcaaaattgcccaaaaatctCTCATAAATCCtacattttcattttatgttcttTAGAGCAAAAACAATGTTTCAGAGTCCTCTGACAACCATGTCTGTAaaatctctcttcttcctcctcctcctcctcctccctctctccaccacctcctcctcctccatacaAGACCTTCTCCAAAGCCAAGGCCTACCAGGGGGTCTgttccccaaaaatgtgaaatcctaCAACTTAGACCAAAATGGGCGCCTGGAGGTGCATCTGGGAGAGCCCTGCTTTGCCAAGTATGACACGAGAGTTTACTTTGAGAGTGTTGTGAGAGCCAATTTGAGCTATGGTGGGTTGATGGGTTTGGAGGGTTTGAGCCAGGAAGAGCTGTTTCTGTGGCTGCCAGTGAAGGGAATTGTAGTGAGTGATCCATCTTCAGGTCTGATTTTGTTTGATATTGGTGTTGCTCATAAacaactctctctttctctctttgaaGATCCCCCTTCTTGCAAGCCTCAAGGTATTTCCTTTTCAATACTAAATGAGTTTACCTTTCCATTTTAAATTTCTTCCTTGCATTTCAGAGTTTTTCTCATCAAACAAACAGAAACACAGTTAGATAtccatttgaattttgaattttcacaaattttttttatcaaaatgttAGGAATTATTTAAAAGCACTTGAAAATTGAATGTGGGATATGCAGGAGTTCTGTTGGAGAAAGTTGCAGTGAAAGAGATGGGATTTCAAATGAGAGATGGAATCTAAATGCCAGCTCCctcaattttggttttttttttttttgtttcttttcttttttgttaaagTTTTTATTAGAGTTTTGAAGAGGAAGTATGTGGACATTTTGGAGTATTAATGTTTATACATGCTGTTTTGGTGATGTAAAAATGGAGATTTTGGGGATTACATTTCATCATAAAATGCAGGGAATTCttggttttgtgtttttcttgcaACTGATATTAGTATTTAATGGAAATATCTTAATTAAATGATTGTATTTAGCTTTATTTCAAAGGAAAGACTGTTTCTTTTTTcactataaataccaagctgactatatttgatttcaaattttcaatcaatttatttaataataCCATATTAATACCATTCTGACGaaattgctttttttttctttattcagAAATGAGATGCATGAATTTTTTCTCCCTGAATACTATAATTTTAGTAAATAAAATTGGACATATACAGTCCACACAGCTTAAACTACCTGCAGATTTAGGAATTTGTGGGTCCTTTTTTCTAGGAAAAAGTTTACCGACAATTGATTACTCCTTTTCTGGCATTTTTCTTTAATGAATCTTTTGGCCCACCAGAACCCCTGTACAATTTAAATTAATTCAGacaacctttttttcttccccaaTTTAATCAATTTGCAGTCTTGCTTAATAAAGTGAAGATCTTTAGATCAAATCAGTGTTTGAGCACTATTTAATTCTTGGTAGATACTGGCACTTTTCTGGACTTGGTCACATAGAAGAAAAACACAGAATAATCCAACTGCTTCTTTAGTATAAATTTgatgtataaatatataatatatgattaAGATACATTTCAGATCCTTAACC includes the following:
- the LOC119990113 gene encoding uncharacterized protein LOC119990113 codes for the protein MFFRAKTMFQSPLTTMSVKSLFFLLLLLLPLSTTSSSSIQDLLQSQGLPGGLFPKNVKSYNLDQNGRLEVHLGEPCFAKYDTRVYFESVVRANLSYGGLMGLEGLSQEELFLWLPVKGIVVSDPSSGLILFDIGVAHKQLSLSLFEDPPSCKPQGVLLEKVAVKEMGFQMRDGI